A single window of Onychostoma macrolepis isolate SWU-2019 chromosome 16, ASM1243209v1, whole genome shotgun sequence DNA harbors:
- the LOC131522125 gene encoding uncharacterized protein LOC131522125 produces the protein MSLTISKGEGLTVITIASNPKSKWPVLCQVLSFLCCSPVCSVSQNMKRKLTNIHTALGTMQIIVGVINIVFGILVRSAGIWNNITELGVAFWIGGVVIVIGIVTLLAAKFPSPFLLVIAVILNVVSAALAITAVVLYSVDLANGNGLYCDTSYYTSYGSASTPSPEQMRNTEICMQYKYLNKMILEGLDIMMIVLSVLQLCVTISFCVLTGKALCKKDEDVKSVENPELHKPLLEDATAGAAC, from the exons ATGTCTCTGACAATTTCTAAAGGTGAGGGTTTGACGGTCATCACCATCGCCTCAAACCCAAAGAGCAAATGGCCCGTACTGTGTCAGGTTTTGAGTTTTCTGTGCTGCAGTCCAGTGTGTTCTGTGTCTCAGAATATGAAAAGGAAGCTGACGAACATCCACACAGCTCTTGGG ACTATGCAGATAATAGTTGGAGTCATCAATATTGTGTTTGGGATTTTGGTTCGAAGCGCTGGGATATGGAACAACATTACAGAACTTGGGGTTGCTTTCTGGATCGGTGGTGTG gtCATTGTAATTGGAATTGTGACTCTTCTTGCAGCTAAGTTTCCCAGCCCTTTCCTA CTGGTCATCGCAGTGATTCTGAATGTAGTCAGTGCTGCACTGGCTATCACAGCTGTTGTGCTGTATTCAGTGGACCTGGCAAATGGAAATGGTCTATATTGTGACACCAGTTATTACACGTCTTACGGCTCTGCTTCAACACCTTCCCCTGAACAGATGAGGAACACTGAGATCTGTATGCAGTACAAGTATCTCAATAAG ATGATCCTCGAAGGACTAGATATCATGATGATAGTGCTGTCGGTCCTTCAGCTCTGTGTGACCATCAGTTTCTGTGTTTTGACTGGGAAAGCTTTGTGCAAGAAGGATGAAGATGTAAAG TCGGTGGAGAATCCAGAACTTCACAAGCCGCTCCTGGAAGACGCCACTGCTGGTGCTGCATGTTAA
- the rpz4 gene encoding rapunzel 4, translating to MADQLQKLVSQKKDVVETVMEVFEKGAEVVASIAGDLFPVFSIAAPIVKLMLDNVESKEAEYMKEQFQKVRDRLEVVSEEVQQINQEIKKSGIDATYFSVEENLTNQFRKFMDVLNAKPKFREVRKKTFLEHFNRTGGDKNLHTLYNAVTGDNFSGESVLEITLNYEQKSRRAVEEFCATLKKLFCVGLIALLGHAALKGDDNEEKLLQHWSEKMKVVQDKMNVVIEDCINSFPTQAELDAKHIVRDQSDKRNQQLADLLVEHLKKKYDWVCWSVRVFNSPTGMFTNKKDFHGLTGKSRFQVPSSDDKLNVVVSYSASPEPIDKARIQSLISEQKKITMTPLAELLFETIPLSVVHTIKTSCKDLGFSSSFSDELHFFEEFKSFCVFLHSA from the coding sequence ATGGCCGATCAGCTGCAGAAActtgtttcacagaagaagGATGTTGTCGAGACCGTCATGGAAGTGTTTGAGAAGGGCGCAGAAGTGGTGGCCAGCATCGCTGGAGATCTGTTCCCTGTGTTCTCCATCGCAGCTCCGATCGTGAAGCTGATGTTGGATAACGTGGAAAGCAAAGAGGCCGAGTACATGAAGGAGCAGTTCCAGAAAGTGCGAGATCGACTGGAAGTCGTTTCTGAAGAAGTCCAGCAGATAAACCAGGAGATCAAAAAGAGCGGCATAGATGCAACCTACTTCTCCGTGGAGGAGAATCTAACCAACCAATTCCGCAAATTCATGGACGTCTTGAATGCGAAACCTAAATTCAGAGAGGTCAGAAAGAAAACGTTCCTGGAGCACTTCAACAGGACTGGGGGTGATAAAAACCTGCACACTCTTTATAACGCCGTAACCGGAGATAACTTCTCAGGAGAGTCTGTGCTGGAAATCACTCTGAATTATGAGCAGAAGAGCCGCAGAGCGGTGGAGGAGTTTTGCGCTACACTCAAGAAACTGTTCTGCGTTGGTTTGATCGCCTTACTGGGACACGCAGCATTGAAAGGCGATGATAATGAGGAGAAGCTGCTTCAACATTGGAGTGAGAAGATGAAAGTGGTGCAGGATAAAATGAACGTCGTGATTGAAGACTGCATCAACAGCTTTCCGACACAGGCCGAGCTGGACGCCAAACACATAGTGAGAGACCAGAGTGACAAAAGGAACCAGCAACTAGCCGACTTGCTGGTAGAGCACCTGAAAAAGAAGTACGACTGGGTTTGCTGGTCAGTCCGCGTCTTTAACTCCCCCACCGGCATGTTCACCAACAAGAAAGACTTCCACGGTTTGACGGGAAAGAGTCGCTTTCAGGTGCCATCGTCAGATGACAAGCTAAATGTTGTGGTCTCCTATAGCGCCTCGCCTGAACCCATCGATAAAGCCCGGATACAGAGCCTGATTTCGGAGCAGAAGAAGATCACGATGACGCCGTTGGCTGAACTGCTTTTTGAGACAATCCCTTTAAGTGTGGTTCACACAATCAAGACCTCATGCAAAGATCTGGGCTTCTCCAGCAGCTTCTCTGACGAGCTGCACTTCTTTGAGGAGTTCAAGAGCTTCTGTGTCTTTCTTCATTCTGCTTAA
- the rpz5 gene encoding rapunzel 5, protein MNRVEEWVLENKDKIEKGVEIMGQGCEVLAATVGQFHPILEAVFLASAELLGNPESKEAKFLTEQFEKINQKLEGIRDEIDQIALELQRTTMNKQNFDYEAKIISQYEKFQDFVNAKPKFKEKKKEKFITQYENTGRDLNIDSLYNAVTGENISGDAMLDTVLTTEQRSRKPVEEFCARLKKLFVMGIIAIMGHTALKEGAVGEAMVKKWQDRMEEVETRMKAAVDDCIENFPLQAKTDVENQLLECQANVDPEFTGFILDMLAKKYYWVSWSVRVFNHSGIFFWNWLAGKKYHGSGGGGSFFDLLTPNNIRIVVSFSGDPKPINKSQIVDQIDTQKLKGNMQSVAQTLWNMFPNTVVHAISCYKKVEEKNNFQPECFYFGRHKKAYLCIHSE, encoded by the coding sequence ATGAATCGGGTGGAAGAATGGGTTTTGGAGAACAAGGACAAGATCGAGAAAGGAGTGGAAATCATGGGGCAAGGCTGCGAGGTTTTAGCAGCCACCGTGGGACAGTTCCACCCCATCCTGGAGGCCGTGTTTTTGGCCTCGGCCGAGCTCCTCGGAAACCCAGAAAGCAAAGAGGCCAAGTTCCTCACTGAGCAGTTTGAAAAGATCAACCAGAAACTTGAAGGTATTCGAGATGAAATCGACCAAATCGCTTTGGAGTTGCAGCGAACGACCATGAATAAGCAGAACTTTGACTATGAGGCGAAGATAATCAGTCAATACGAGAAGTTTCAAGACTTTGTCAATGCGAAGCCCAAGTTcaaggagaagaagaaggagaagtTTATAACCCAGTATGAGAACACTGGTCGCGATCTGAACATTGATTCCTTGTACAATGCTGTAACTGGAGAGAATATCTCTGGAGATGCCATGTTGGACACGGTGCTGACCACAGAGCAAAGGAGCAGGAAGCCAGTGGAGGAGTTCTGTGCCAGACTGAAGAAGCTATTTGTCATGGGAATTATAGCAATAATGGGTCACACCGCCCTGAAAGAGGGAGCGGTAGGCGAGGCCATGGTGAAGAAATGGCAGGATCGCATGGAAGAAGTAGAGACACGCATGAAAGCGGCGGTGGATGACTGCATTGAGAATTTCCCTCTGCAGGCCAAGACGGATGTGGAGAATCAACTTCTGGAGTGTCAAGCCAACGTTGACCCAGAGTTCACGGGATTTATACTGGATATGCTTGCGAAGAAGTATTACTGGGTTTCCTGGTCAGTTCGGGTCTTCAATCACAGTGGCATATTCTTCTGGAATTGGCTTGCTGGCAAAAAGTACCATGGAAGTGGTGGAGGTGGCAGCTTTTTTGATCTTCTGACCCCAAACAACATCAGAATTGTGGTGTCTTTCAGTGGAGACCCGAAACCGATTAACAAGAGCCAGATTGTAGATCAGATAGATACGCAAAAGTTGAAGGGGAACATGCAGTCTGTGGCTCAGACACTGTGGAACATGTTTCCCAACACTGTGGTCCATGCCATTAGCTGCTATAAGAAAGTAGAAGAGAAAAACAACTTCCAGCCAGAATGTTTCTACTTTGGGAGGCACAAAAAGGCATACCTGTGCATTCATTCTGAATAg
- the LOC131522121 gene encoding protein rapunzel-like produces MSSPLERVVAQKKEAIEAVMEMFERGAEVLASAVGELCPLFEASAPVLRLVLDNVESKEVTYVKDQFLVVRSKLDVLSCQLQDIDSEIRRRRLDTQFFSVEENLRNQFRKYIDILEAKPEYKEVKKRLFLEHFFITGGEKNLCVLYNAVMGNSTFGEPILDVVEQYEARNRRVLEDFCVRLKELLCLGIIALLGYCFLTQGEESEQEKIQEWSTKIQEIEMKMKETIEKCVDLFPEQAELDIKRLVKEKEDENIQETAKELLDFLMKKYDWVSWSIRVISNLGKIRNLRAGQNFHCVAGQNYFEVSQGNDINLVVSFSSKPQPVPNESVKQMMEGPARKGDAKAVVELLEKQLSGFLVHAVSRHKDSFALSSFPEECHYWEKQKNVNLCVHSE; encoded by the coding sequence ATGTCCAGTCCACTAGAGCGGGTTGTAGCCCAGAAGAAGGAGGCCATTGAAGCCGTAATGGAGATGTTTGAGAGAGGAGCCGAGGTGCTGGCCAGCGCTGTTGGGGAGCTGTGTCCTCTTTTTGAAGCTTCTGCTCCAGTTTTGAGGCTGGTCTTGGACAATGTGGAAAGCAAGGAGGTCACATATGTCAAAGATCAGTTTCTAGTTGTGAGAAGCAAATTAGATGTCCTCTCATGTCAGTTACAGGACATTGACTCTGAGATCAGAAGGAGACGTTTGGATACCCAGTTCTTCTCTGTGGAGGAAAATTTGCGGAACCAGTTTAGAAAATACATAGATATTCTGGAGGCTAAACCTGAGTATAAGGAAGTCAAAAAGCGCTTGTTCTTAGAGCATTTTTTCATAACAGGTGGAGAGAAAAACCTCTGTGTGCTTTATAATGCTGTGATGGGAAACAGCACATTTGGGGAACCGATCCTGGATGTTGTGGAACAATACGAGGCCAGAAACAGAAGGGTCCTGGAAGATTTCTGCGTCAGACTGAAGGAGCTGCTCTGCTTGGGAATCATCGCTCTGCTGGGATATTGTTTTCTTACTCAGGGTGAGGAATCAGAGCAGGAGAAGATTCAAGAGTGGAGCACGAAAATCCAAGAAATTGAGATGAAAATGAAGGAAACGATAGAGAAATGTGTGGATTTGTTTCCAGAGCAAGCTGAATTGGACATCAAGAGGCTTGTGAAGGAGAAAGAAGATGAGAACATTCAGGAAACAGCCAAGGAACTGCTGGACTTCCTGATGAAGAAGTACGACTGGGTGAGCTGGTCCATCAGAGTCATTAGTAACTTGGGCAAAATTAGAAACTTGAGAGCCGGACAGAACTTTCATTGTGTGGCCGGACAGAATTATTTTGAAGTATCTCAAGGAAATGACATCAACCTGGTGGTCTCCTTCAGCAGCAAGCCTCAGCCTGTGCCCAACGAGAGCGTAAAGCAGATGATGGAAGGCCCTGCGAGGAAGGGAGACGCCAAAGCTGTTGTGGAGCTTCTGGAGAAGCAGTTATCTGGGTTTCTGGTTCACGCCGTCAGTCGTCACAAGGACAGCTTTGCTCTGTCGAGTTTTCCTGAAGAATGTCACTACTGGGAGAAACAAAAGAACGTGAATCTCTGTGTGCATTCAGAGTAG
- the LOC131522127 gene encoding protein rapunzel, whose amino-acid sequence MAENEILEDQEKLKRGLVKVLECVATISSAAAVINPIFGMAGSLIRVVLDHVDDKDIQKLKREFGSVNRALDEISQQNQNVLLQIRKETVDGLYCRVEENIRNQFSKFMDTVEVSAAHEQRKKEFEMSFVINQCDQNLYTLYDGVMGDSKLFSQPILEVYMKHSQGDQHIMETLCTRLTYLFCIGLIALMSYAAIVGDDEEALRIEWEEKMKDVAKKMSEVLSSYE is encoded by the coding sequence ATGGCTGAAAATGAGATCTTAGAAGACCAAGAGAAGCTGAAGAGGGGTCTAGTGAAGGTTCTGGAATGCGTGGCCACCATCTCATCCGCAGCAGCAGTGATCAATCCCATCTTCGGCATGGCTGGCTCTCTCATCCGGGTGGTTCTAGATCATGTGGATGACAAAGACATTCAGAAACTCAAACGTGAGTTTGGCAGCGTGAATCGAGCCCTGGACGAAATCTCACAGCAGAACCAGAACGTATTGCTTCAGATCAGGAAGGAGACTGTGGATGGCCTATACTGTCGTGTAGAAGAAAACATTCGTAATCAATTCTCCAAATTCATGGACACTGTGGAGGTATCTGCAGCACATGAACAGCGCAAGaaagaatttgaaatgagctttgTGATCAATCAGTGTGACCAGAACTTGTACACGCTGTACGACGGTGTGATGGGCGACTCAAAGCTCTTCAGCCAGCCCATCCTAGAGGTCTACATGAAACATTCACAGGGTGACCAGCATATCATGGAAACCCTCTGCACTCGACTCACATACTTGTTCTGCATCGGCCTCATTGCTCTGATGAGTTACGCTGCCATCGTCGGGGATGATGAAGAAGCTCTGCGCATCGAGTGGGAAGAGAAAATGAAAGATGTGGCCAAAAAGATGTCAGAAGTGTTAAGCAGTTATGAGTGA